GCGTCTGGCGCAATATTTAGATAAATATGAACAAAGTTGGCCTTTAAGCGGCACAGTATTAATAGCTCAACATGGAGAAATCAAGCTACATAAAGCGTACGGATATGCGAATCTTGAACATCAGATCCCGAACACTTTAGATACTAAATTCCGGATCTGGTCGCTTACCAAATCATTCACTGGCATGGCCATCCTAATGCTAAAAGAACAGAAACGTCTGAGACTAGAAGATCCGATCCTAAAATATCTTCCTCAGCAGCATGAACTAGAGGGGATTACCATCCTTCACCTGCTGGGACATACCTCTGGACTAGCCAACTACACTTCTATACCCGAATATAATCAAAAATTAAATAAGCTGAAGCTGACTCCACTGGAAATGTTACAGCTATTTATGAGTCAACCGTCTGCATTTATGCCTGGTACTTCATTTTCCTATAACAATTCAGGTTATTATTTACTAGGGATGATTATTGAGAAGATTTCAGGTATGACTTTTGAAGATTATATCACTACTTTTATATTACAGCCTCTGGGTATGGTAAATACAGGAGTTTATAACAATCATCAAATCATTTCAAAATTAGCCGCACCTTATCATTCCTCTTGGGGAGAGTACACTCAGGGGGAGTACATAGATATGAGCTCTATCTTATCCGCTGGTGCGATGTATTCGACGGCTGCCGATCTTTTCCTGTGGGATCAAGCTTTGTACTCCGATCAATTAGTGTCTCACGACACCTTGGAGATGGCCTTTCATTCCAGCAATCTCAAATATCGATTTGGTTGGTTCTTGGACGAACGCTTTGATCGAAAAAGAATGTATCACGGCGGTGCATATCGCGGCTTCCGAAGTGAACTGCATAGATACCCGGAAGATCAAACGAGCGTCATCATGTTGACTAATTATGATTGTGTCCCAGTGACTAAGCTAACGGATTCACTAGCAGGATTAGTATTTGGTGAACCCACGGAGGTTCCGATATCCCCACCAGCCTTCCCTCTTGATGACAGTATTTATGATGCATACATGGGAACCTATGAGGGATATGGCTGCAAAGCGAGCGTGGAGCGTAATAGCCAGAATTATTATTTCGTGTGGAATGATGTAGAGGTTACACCGTTTTATCCAATCTCCGAAACAAAATTCCATCACACTAAACATGAATCAGAATATGAATTTAAATGGAATGATCAAGGCCAGGTTTCATTTTTGGGGATGCAAAAAAACAAGACAAGTCTTAAATAGTCTTGTCTTGCTTTTTTGGTTTAAAAGTAATAACGACTCAAGTTCGTGTTTACGCTAGGCCTTGGCTATAATGATAAACTCAGCGAGCAGCACAAGTAAAGCCGTCGATACGCCGAGCGAATTAATTACAGTTAAGGCATCTGGGTAACTCTCTTTCCTAAATTGTGAGAATAAAGACACCATCCATAATACACTGAAGAATAACGAGACCAATCCCGATATAGCCCCACTATCCACTTTTCTGCTCCGCATAAACAACCCTACAAGGCCAACCACAGTAAAAATCATATATATAACAAGCTCTATGGATGTGATGACAATCGCCTCGCCTGCAGAGAACAAATGCATTAACATGTATTGAATACCTAAACAAATAAACACTAACTGGTTAAAAGAAACTTTGTTCACTCTCATAGCATAGCTCCTTCAATATATAAGTAAACTACCGCAAAAAGATAACGCTTACATTATATCGAGGATTTAAAAAATCTACTGTGACTTTCAATACTCTTCCGAGGATTATGACGATATTATCCCTTTGTCAGTGACGCCATCCATCTTCTCCGTCGTCTCTTCTTCGCGTACCACCGTGTTAATCGTTGCAGAATAGACTAATCCAGTTCTGCTACCGCGACATATACTGAGACTAGCCTCATCCCATCTCAATACCAACAAAAAGAACAACAAAAACTACAATAGCTATCAACGCACCTACAATAACGATCGTTTTAGGTGATCTATTGCCCCTGTCCATTTCAATTCCTCCTTTTATCTACGCATGTATATCTCTTTTTCCAAACGAAATATAGGTGACAGACAAACTGATAGATATGATAATCACAGGGATCAGCACCACTTCAATAAAGTTCTTTGCTCCGGTTAGGATTATATGTTCTGAATTAACGACGTAGATTCCGGAAAATTTCATAATTTGGGTCGTTAAGGTATGGTCTGAAACAGCCCTTAACAATGCAGAGGACGCATCACGGAAGTAACCCGATATCATGAAATCACCGAATACAATTAGAAAAGTTACAACCACCGCCGAGGCCGTTCTTTTAATAAGAATGCCTATCATAATGATAAGAGCAGCATATGCTGATAAATAAAGGACATTTAATCCCAATACACGAGAAACCTGAATCAAGTCAGCATTTAAATTACGATTACCGATGTCAGTCCCGATTATCAAAGCAGCTATCATATAAGTGAGATAAAACGCTCCTGTAAATTGTAAAATCCACCATATAATAATTTTTAAAACAGAAAGGTATTTCCCCGTGATATAGATAAACCTACTTTGTCCTGAAGCAAGGATAACTTTGATAGATCCATATTCAAATCCTTCGGTTGCAAAAAAACATACGTAGACTGGAATAATAAAATAAAAAAATAAAGATAAAGGCGTTACAATCGTTAAGGGTTCCGCGAGATTACCGATTTCAAAACCAGCTTTACTGCCAATCCAGAACGCTAATACCAGGCTTGCTATTAGGAACAGCAGAGAAATCCCCTTAAACATGGTATCCCTTTTCATAAAGTAAGACTCAGCTCTCAGAAAATCCCTCATTGCTCATTCTCCTATCAGATCCATGTAATAGTGCTCAAGATTTGCAGTGGACAGGTTGATTCCTTCAAGTGGAATCCCATGTCTAATTAACGTTGACATTAATTGTTCAAGATCTGTCAAATCCTTGGGAACCAATATTTCACCGGAACCTGACAATGTGATCGAATGAATATTAAGATCGTTCTTAAGCACGTATATTGCAGCTGCTGTTTCAACGGTTTTAATACAAATTTGCGTTTCGGCTGATTGCAGGAGTTCTTCCACAGAGACCTCCTTAATTAACTGTCCTTTATGAATAAATCCGAATTTGGTAGCGAGCAATTGGAGCTCACTCAAAATGTGGCTGGAAATCAAAATGGTTACCCCTTTTTCATGTGCCAGCTTAGCCAATAATTTTCTCATCTCTACAATTCCCGTAGGATCAAGTCCATTAATCGGTTCATCCAAAACTAAAAATTCCGGTTCGTTAAGAAGGGAGATTGCCAGCCCTAAGCGTTGACGCATGCCCAGAGAATATTCCGATGTATTTTTGTTTCCAACATCCGTTAGTCCCACTAAATTCAGTACATCTTTAATTCTATTAAAATCTGAAATCCCATGAATCTTGCAATAAAAGTTTAAATTCTCTTCGGCATTCATATGGGGGTAGAGGGCATGGAGCTCTATTAAAACTCCCATCTTTTTTCTGATCCGAGCGATGTCCTTCTCACCACTTTTACCCTTCAATTGGATAGTCCCTTTTGTAGGATAAACTAATCCACTAATTATTTTCATGAGTGTGGTTTTACCTGCTCCATTCTCACCTACAAAGCCATAGATATCACCCTGTTTAATCTGCATATTTATATTTTGAAGCGCAATTGCTCTGCCATACTGTTTAGTTAATCCCTCAGCTTCAAAGATTGTTGTATTCATTTTCCAACTCCTCCATAACCCTTGCTACTACTAATTGATATCAAATTAGCATGTTTACTAGAATTATTAATCACTATGGTAAAAAACAAGGGAATAAATGTAACTTCCGCCACTTCCAAGTGATCCCTAAAAGGATAAAGGTTGATTATACTCCCATATAATGTATTATTATTTATAACACAGGAGGGGAATTTCACATGATACATATTGCCATTTGTGATGATGATTTCAAGGCAACAGAATATATTGAGAGATTGATCATTAACCATCCAATTCAGCAATCCGTAAAGATAGTGGTATCCATATTCTATTCTGGTGAAAGCTTCACGAAAGCGATTCAACATGGCTGTCCATTTGATCTTATTTTTATGGATATAGAAATGAAAGGGATAAGCGGAATAACAGCGGGTCATATCTTACGGAGAGAATGTGATAATGATAGGGTTCGGTTGATTTTTGTTTCGAGCCACGAAGAGTATCATGTTCAGCTATTTGACGTTCAACCTTCGGGATTTATAAAGAAACCTATACATAACGAGTCTTTTGAAAAAAAACTATTCTCTATGATTCAGCAAATAAAGGTCAATCGTCAGCAAAACCAACCAAAATTACTGCCCGTACACCAAAGTGGAACTAAACTACTTATTCCTATCCGTAATATTATGTACTTGGCAAGTGACCGTCGAAAAATTATTCTGCAAACAACGGAAGATCAAACGGAGTATTACAGTACTTTATCTATAGAAGAAGGAAAGCTCCCTTCGAAGCAGTTCGTGCGGATTCATCAATCGTATCTTGTGAATTTCGATTACATCAAACAAATTCAGAGCAAAAGAATTGTATTAACGAGTGGGGAAGAACTTCCGATCAGCGATAAGCAGAGCACTGTAGTGAAAAAGAGCTATTTGCAATTCAGGGGGAGTCTGCTTGAATAATATTGTTCTGGATGAGATGTTCTATGCCCTCACGCTGGCTGCTCTCCCATTTATCATCCATTATTTCTATAACCATTATTTTCAGCGGCTTTGGGAATCCAAAATGATTCTTTATGCTGTATACACTGCCTATTATGTTTTTGTACTCCTCCTACATCACAGCCCGCTCCCCGGCATGTGGATGCTTGGGCTCAATATAACGGGGATCGTTCTCTTGTCCTTTTTGTACAAAGGAAAAATACAATGGCGTATTGGCGCCGGTTTATTCATCGTCGCAC
The window above is part of the Paenibacillus sp. FSL K6-0276 genome. Proteins encoded here:
- a CDS encoding serine hydrolase domain-containing protein yields the protein MDKQSQRLAQYLDKYEQSWPLSGTVLIAQHGEIKLHKAYGYANLEHQIPNTLDTKFRIWSLTKSFTGMAILMLKEQKRLRLEDPILKYLPQQHELEGITILHLLGHTSGLANYTSIPEYNQKLNKLKLTPLEMLQLFMSQPSAFMPGTSFSYNNSGYYLLGMIIEKISGMTFEDYITTFILQPLGMVNTGVYNNHQIISKLAAPYHSSWGEYTQGEYIDMSSILSAGAMYSTAADLFLWDQALYSDQLVSHDTLEMAFHSSNLKYRFGWFLDERFDRKRMYHGGAYRGFRSELHRYPEDQTSVIMLTNYDCVPVTKLTDSLAGLVFGEPTEVPISPPAFPLDDSIYDAYMGTYEGYGCKASVERNSQNYYFVWNDVEVTPFYPISETKFHHTKHESEYEFKWNDQGQVSFLGMQKNKTSLK
- a CDS encoding ABC transporter ATP-binding protein encodes the protein MNTTIFEAEGLTKQYGRAIALQNINMQIKQGDIYGFVGENGAGKTTLMKIISGLVYPTKGTIQLKGKSGEKDIARIRKKMGVLIELHALYPHMNAEENLNFYCKIHGISDFNRIKDVLNLVGLTDVGNKNTSEYSLGMRQRLGLAISLLNEPEFLVLDEPINGLDPTGIVEMRKLLAKLAHEKGVTILISSHILSELQLLATKFGFIHKGQLIKEVSVEELLQSAETQICIKTVETAAAIYVLKNDLNIHSITLSGSGEILVPKDLTDLEQLMSTLIRHGIPLEGINLSTANLEHYYMDLIGE
- a CDS encoding LytTR family DNA-binding domain-containing protein, whose product is MIHIAICDDDFKATEYIERLIINHPIQQSVKIVVSIFYSGESFTKAIQHGCPFDLIFMDIEMKGISGITAGHILRRECDNDRVRLIFVSSHEEYHVQLFDVQPSGFIKKPIHNESFEKKLFSMIQQIKVNRQQNQPKLLPVHQSGTKLLIPIRNIMYLASDRRKIILQTTEDQTEYYSTLSIEEGKLPSKQFVRIHQSYLVNFDYIKQIQSKRIVLTSGEELPISDKQSTVVKKSYLQFRGSLLE